AATTTAGGCGGTGGCCTTCACCATGGCTTTAGAGGGAAAGCGTCAGGATTTTGTATTTATAACGACAGTTCAATAGCCATTGAATATATTAGGCAAAAATATGGTGCACGCGTTTTATATGTAGATACCGATGCTCACCATGGAGATGGGGTCCAATGGGCATTTTACAACGATCCTGACGTATGCACACTCTCATTTCATGAAAGTGGACGATTCCTTTTCCCTGGCACAGGACATGTGAACGAGCGGGGGCACGGGGATGGTTATGGCTATTCGTTCAATATACCTTTTGAAGCGTTTACTGAGGACGCCTCATGGCTTTCTTCATATCGAAAAGCGATGAGGGAGGTTACGGCTTATTTTAAACCTGATATTATTCTCACACAAAATGGGGCTGATGCTCATTATTACGATCCTTTAACCCACTTGTGCAGTACGATGACCATTTTTCACGAAATCCCTAAATTAGCTCATGAACTGGCACACGAATTTTGTGATGGGCGCTGGGTTGCCGTAGGTGGTGGGGGATATGATATTTGGCGAGTCGTTCCCCGTGCCTGGTCATCACTTTGGCTTGAAATGTCAAACCAACAGCATAAAATGAAGACCTGTATACCAGACACATGGATTAAACAATGGGAAAAAGAAGCGCCCGTATCCTTACCTACCTCATGGACAGATCCTGAAGGCATTTACCCTCATATTTCTCGACAAGCAGACATAGAAACGAAAAACAGACGTTCATTAATAAAAGCGTTAAAGCCCATCATAGACATAAGCGATAAATGACGTCCATCACTTTCTATTACTCAAAAGAGAAAGAAGCGGCACGAGATTAGTGCCGCTTTTTCACACTTTTAGTCACTCAAAGGCATTCCATAATTCAAAATAAGATATCAAGGTCCACATAGTGAATGTGGCCTTCACTTCAGACCGAGGGCTTGTCTTCAACTAACCTTTACTCGGTAAATCCCTGCAAAAGAGGATCCTCAGACTGCACTTATCCTCCGTGAGTCTCTGTCATACGTTTCAGCCTCTTTTTATTAGCCATATATTAAACAAAAATCAATAGATATCATTCAGAAACGTCATTGTGAAATTGATTCACATAACAAATATTGTATTATAATTTCAATTCCAGCATATGACTGACTATTTCAGCTGACGTTTGAGCAGCTTCTGCCATAAACGTTTGAAAATCCCCACTGGCTTTTCCATCGGCTTTGTCAGAAATGGAGCGTATAATGACGAAAGGAATGTGGTTAAAATCAGCTACATGAGCAACCGCTGCCCCTTCCATTTCGACACAATCCGCTGTAAACATCTCACGTAACATGGCTACTTGAGATGGGTCTGAGATAAATTGATCGCCACTGACGACTTTTCCTTTTAAAACTGCCTTCTCCGTTTTTTTTGCTAGCTCTTTTGCTGCTGAATAAGCGATGTTAAGTAAAGTCGGATCTGCATGGAATACCGACGGGCCGTCATACATTGGAATGACGCCCTTTGAAAAACCTAAAGCTGTTGCCTCGATATCGTGTTGCTGACACGATTGAGAAATAAGAATGTCACCAACATTTAGCTCGGGATTGACTGCTCCTGCCACCCCTGTAAAAATGAGCTTGTCTACCTTATAAACATCAATCAGCATCTGACTGACCATAGCTGCATTCACTTTTCCTACTCCGCATTTCACAACGATCGTTTCATGACCATGCCATCGTCCTTTATAAAATGTTTGTTTACCATGAGAAATACTTTCAAAATCAATCATTCTTTTTCGAAAGTATAAAACCTCTTCATCCATTGCCCCAATAATCCCGATTGCCATGATACTATCACTCCCTCTATAAACATTCAATTTCCGCTATTATCTTATTATATAAATAAAGGGGTGGGGATGCTATTGAATTAACCGACCTCTCACGTACGTCAGTCTATCTAACAATTATTAATAATTGCTGTTTTTCGCATGTCATTATTTCCTAATTATGCTAATATTAATATGTCTTAATGGGTTTGAATGAGATCATGTTTTTTTGGTGAATAAGGGTGAGGAAAATGTGGATTTACAACACGAAACCTTATTTTCCTAATAATAACTTCTAAGAAACATGAAGGTCTCAAAGGAGGTTTTTAATTATGAGTGTTCGAAATGGTATCATTCTAGCCTTAGCTATTATAGTGAATATCGTCACGTATTTAACATCATTTACTTTCCCTACTTTTTATTTATCTCCAATTGTTTTGGCGATATTAATATTTCTATGTAAAAATAATATGATGAGATTGGCGATTTTCCTCTTTAGTTTACCAGTCATTGTATTTGGCTTAGGGATAATACTGGTAATGATTTATTTATATTTTGCAGGCTTACACTATCGGAAAGAAAATGAAGAAGAACTAATGAATTTAGTTATGTACTTATCTATTTTGAAAGAATATAAAAAACAAGGTTAAAAAAGAACTACCGCCACACTTTTATTCGTGAGGCGGTAGTTTTTAGGAACGTATGCATCCCCTTTTTATTAGTCCTCTTTATCCAACCACTCTGCAAATACATCGCGAAAAGCTCTGGCTAATTCATCTGATTCTTCGTTCGTCCAACTTGGAACGTTAAATGAGATCTAAATAACCTATTTTGAGCTCCGTGACTGCCATGAGTTAGGCATCGTTCAGTGATCTCATATATTCTGTCACGACTATATTCAAACCGGGCAAAAGCTGCTGCTTTGAATCTACTACTTTATAATAAGACTCAATTCTTATGCGTTAAGTAGTTCAGTCAAGGCTGTTGTCACCCATATTAAAAAGCCCGAGAAAATTTTCTCGGGCTTAACCTTATCATTAGTATAGATCATCATCGCTGTACGTAGGATCTGAGATGACAATGACGACTCGTCTGTTTTGCTGAAGGTTATCCGGTGTTGTATTTGGAGCTACTGGTCGTGTATCACCGTAACCTATCGCTAAGAAGCGCCCCGCCTCTAGATTAGATTCGTCGATTAAAAACCGGATGACACTGCTGGCACGAGCCCCGGACAACTCCCAGTTAGAGGGGAATTGCGCTGTACTGATAGGCCTGCTGTCCGTATGTCCTTCTACTTTAACCATATTCGGGATTTCATTTAAGAGAGCACCTACCTTGCCAAGGAAAGGTTCAGCCTCTGAAATAATATCGGCACGAGCTGTTTCGAAGAGGGCTTGTTCCTGCAACACGAGAACAACGCCTCTATCATCTCTTGATACCGTGATTTCTTCAGTTAGTTCATTTTCTTCTAAATATTCAACCACTTCTTCAAGAAGGCTATCAAGCTGTTCATTGATCTCTTCCTCATCCATTTCTAAATAGGTTTCAAATGGATCCGCTTCTTCTTCAAAAGGGTCGTCTTTGACTTCCCGATCTTCAGCCGGATTTTCAAAAGGGACGATAGAAGGATAAAAGTCAAATACAGCTCTTTCTTGAAATGATTCAGCAATAGCTCTAAATTTTGTGGCGTCAACGACAGACATAGAGAATAACAAAATGAAGAAAACGAGAATGAGCGTCATCATATCTGAAAAGGTGACCATCCATTTCGGTGCCCCTTTGTCATCTTTATTCTGCCTCCGCCTATTCATTCATATCCTTCTCCTCTGTTTCTTCGCCATTGCTATCTTTAACATGATTTGGAAGGAATGCACTTAATTTTTCTTCTAAAATCTTAGGATTTTGACCTGATTGAACACCAATAACACCTTCTACAACAATTTGTTTAACGAACACTTCTTCTTCAGTGCTTAAAGCAAGTTTATTAGCCATAGGTATAAAGACGAGATTCGCTAAAAGGGTTCCATAAAGTGTTGTTAAAAGAGCAACTGCCATATTAGGCCCAAGCGTAGATGGATCATTTAAGTTTTGGAGCATCAGTACAAGACCTACTAATGTTCCGATCATTCCCCATGCTGGGGCATACTCCCCTGCTTTTTCTAAAATGATTCGGCCTTTTCTATGTCTTTCTTCCATAGCTAATACTTCAGCCATCATAATATCTTTAATAATATCAGGTTCAATTCCATCAACAGCTAATAATACACCTTTCTCAATGAAGGGATCATCTACATCTTCAAGCCCCGCTTCAAGGGCTAAAAGGCCCTCACGTCTTGCTTTAGCAGAAAGATCCACGAATGTGTTAATGAGCTCTTGCAAATTTTGATCTTTCGTTTGAAATGTTTCTTTTATAACTTTTGGAAGTAATTTAATCTCAGCAAAAGAAAAGTTTATCGAGATAGCGCCAAACATTCCGCCTAGAACGATGAGGATTGAGGCAATCTGGATAAAGTCTGTCAGTGAGCCTGCACCTGACGCGTTCGTATAAATAGCTGCAAATACTGCTGTTAATCCGATAAATATGCCTATTGGTGTTAACAAATCAATTTTTTTCATAATCCTCTCCCTAACCCTACACATTTCTCTTTTTCTCTACAGAGAACTTATTTTTTAACATATTGGTTTCCGCCATCGTTTAATGACAGAAACCAACAGTAAAACGTTATTCCCCTTTGGCAGCGAAGGATGTGGACTGGCGATACTCAACATGGTGTGGAAGAATGACCACATTCTCCGACACATCTTCCTTATTCATGTATTTTGTAAGGAGTCTCATAGAGACAGCACCAATATCATACATCGGTTGCACGACTGTTGTTAGAGTCGGCCTCACCATCGTTGCCAAGCGAGTATTATCGAAGCCGATTATTTCGATATCCTCAGGGACTTTAACACCCGCATCCTGAGCCCCGTGTATCAGACCCAGTGCCATTTCATCTGTTGAAGCAAAAATAGCTGTTGGTCGCTCTTTTAGTTTGAGTAGCGATGCCATTGCCTCTAAGCCGGAGTCATACGAATAATCACCAATTACTACGAGATCATCATCTAAATGAAGGCCAGCATCCTGTATAGCACTTTTATAACCTGAGAATTTTAGATAGCCATTAACAGGATCTTCTAATGTCCCTGACAGCATGGCTACTTTTGTGTGGCCTTCATCCGTCAAGGATTTTACAGCATCATAAGCTGCTTGCTTATAATCAATGTTGACAGAAGGGAATTCTTTCTTATCGTCAATTGTAGCCGACAAGACAATTGGTACTGGTGATTTTTTAAATGTTTCCTCATGCTCAGTTGTGATCTCACCACCCATGAACACGATTCCATCAACTTGTTTTTCAAGCAGCGTATTAATTAGATGAATTTCTTTTTCTTTATTTTGGTCAGAGTTACATAAAATAATATTGTATTTATACATTGTGGCAATATCTTCAATCCCTCTAGCAAGCTCTGCAAAAAATGTACTTGAAATATCAGGGATGACAACGCCTACAGTCGTGGTACGTTTACTAGCCAAGCCTCTGGCCACTGCATTTGGACGATAACCCAGACGTTCGATAGCCTCTAACACTTTTTTTCTCGTAGTTGGTTTGACATTGGGATTTCCATTAACCACTCTCGATACGGTGGCCATAGACACTCCAGCTTCTCTTGCTACATCATAAATTGTAATATTCATTACTCGCTTCCTCCTCAAAACTCTTACATAATATGGCTTTCATACTTTCATAATGTACTGCTATAATACGACACTTTCAGGAGGGGCGCAAATTCTTTATTTATATCGACATATCCTCCTAAAAATTAAGGGAAGTTAGAAAAAATCATATGGGATAAGGGATAATATAACCGGTTTTATCCCAAAAAAAGTCATTATCCTACAAATCCTATATATTCGTGTCGCTTTTCCTTTTCCAAATTGGTTCTTCATTACCGTATATCGGTAATATGACTATTTTCACAATAGTGTCATCTTTACATCAGCTTACAAGATCGTGTGTAGATAATATTGGTATAGCCGTTTCTAACAGTCTAACTGGTACGTTAGAAGAAGCAGTCACGCGTTCCAAAATCTCAAACATCCATTAGCGTAGCCAGCGTATACATTAAATCTTCTTCAAACATTATGTGAATGCCTTCCACATTACTAAAATGGCTACCATTACCTAGTATTAGCGTTCCTCAAAAAACTGGTAACTATTCCTTTTTCTCAAACTTCGCTATGAACTCCGTTTGACCTACGAAGGGTTTGATTTATTTCAGCGATTGGACAGTAACTGATATAAAACGAACCTCCAACCAGTTAGGCGTTGAATGAATCAGGACAATAGCGTCCGTTAGCTCTCCTCTCTATTTTGAGCCGGGAGGTTGACGGACACTTATCTGTGTTCCTACACAAGAAAAAGCCCCTATTTAAAGGGAGCTTTCTCTTATAACGATGAACAGCTATTATTTAGATGAAGCTGTTTGAGTCTTTTTATACAAACCTGATTCTTCTAGATTTTTCATGAATTCATGGAATTGTGGAATATCCATTTGCTGTGCTGAATCAGAGAGAGCAACAGCAGGGTCTGGATGAACCTCTGTCATAACACCATCTGCTCCTACAGCGAGAGCAGCTTTAGCTGTAGGAAGAAGTAGATCTCGTCGTCCAGTTGAATGTGTCACATCTACAAATACAGGTAAGTGTGTTTCTTGCTTTAAGATCGGCACTGCCGAAATGTCTAGCGTATTACGTGTGGCTGTTTCATAAGTACGAATACCACGCTCACACAGCATAATATTACCGTTTCCTTTTGAATGAATATATTCTGCTGCATTAATAAACTCTTGAATGGTCGCTGATAAACCACGTTTTAATAAAATAGGCTTATCGACGCTTCC
The genomic region above belongs to Bacillus sp. A301a_S52 and contains:
- a CDS encoding 5'-methylthioadenosine/adenosylhomocysteine nucleosidase, translating into MAIGIIGAMDEEVLYFRKRMIDFESISHGKQTFYKGRWHGHETIVVKCGVGKVNAAMVSQMLIDVYKVDKLIFTGVAGAVNPELNVGDILISQSCQQHDIEATALGFSKGVIPMYDGPSVFHADPTLLNIAYSAAKELAKKTEKAVLKGKVVSGDQFISDPSQVAMLREMFTADCVEMEGAAVAHVADFNHIPFVIIRSISDKADGKASGDFQTFMAEAAQTSAEIVSHMLELKL
- the motB gene encoding flagellar motor protein MotB, whose product is MNRRRQNKDDKGAPKWMVTFSDMMTLILVFFILLFSMSVVDATKFRAIAESFQERAVFDFYPSIVPFENPAEDREVKDDPFEEEADPFETYLEMDEEEINEQLDSLLEEVVEYLEENELTEEITVSRDDRGVVLVLQEQALFETARADIISEAEPFLGKVGALLNEIPNMVKVEGHTDSRPISTAQFPSNWELSGARASSVIRFLIDESNLEAGRFLAIGYGDTRPVAPNTTPDNLQQNRRVVIVISDPTYSDDDLY
- the motP gene encoding flagellar motor protein MotP, with the translated sequence MKKIDLLTPIGIFIGLTAVFAAIYTNASGAGSLTDFIQIASILIVLGGMFGAISINFSFAEIKLLPKVIKETFQTKDQNLQELINTFVDLSAKARREGLLALEAGLEDVDDPFIEKGVLLAVDGIEPDIIKDIMMAEVLAMEERHRKGRIILEKAGEYAPAWGMIGTLVGLVLMLQNLNDPSTLGPNMAVALLTTLYGTLLANLVFIPMANKLALSTEEEVFVKQIVVEGVIGVQSGQNPKILEEKLSAFLPNHVKDSNGEETEEKDMNE
- a CDS encoding acetoin utilization protein AcuC translates to MKQEAVYIFSQEQLQYKFHHDHPFNQHRLSITTDLLKAADALSDDFILPARQATLEELLLIHDEDYIQAVIAAAEGQGRSSYRTTYGIGTDDTPVFPQMHDAAAWLVGGTLTAVDCVMSNAYSHALNLGGGLHHGFRGKASGFCIYNDSSIAIEYIRQKYGARVLYVDTDAHHGDGVQWAFYNDPDVCTLSFHESGRFLFPGTGHVNERGHGDGYGYSFNIPFEAFTEDASWLSSYRKAMREVTAYFKPDIILTQNGADAHYYDPLTHLCSTMTIFHEIPKLAHELAHEFCDGRWVAVGGGGYDIWRVVPRAWSSLWLEMSNQQHKMKTCIPDTWIKQWEKEAPVSLPTSWTDPEGIYPHISRQADIETKNRRSLIKALKPIIDISDK
- the ccpA gene encoding catabolite control protein A is translated as MNITIYDVAREAGVSMATVSRVVNGNPNVKPTTRKKVLEAIERLGYRPNAVARGLASKRTTTVGVVIPDISSTFFAELARGIEDIATMYKYNIILCNSDQNKEKEIHLINTLLEKQVDGIVFMGGEITTEHEETFKKSPVPIVLSATIDDKKEFPSVNIDYKQAAYDAVKSLTDEGHTKVAMLSGTLEDPVNGYLKFSGYKSAIQDAGLHLDDDLVVIGDYSYDSGLEAMASLLKLKERPTAIFASTDEMALGLIHGAQDAGVKVPEDIEIIGFDNTRLATMVRPTLTTVVQPMYDIGAVSMRLLTKYMNKEDVSENVVILPHHVEYRQSTSFAAKGE